One Pseudomonas rhizophila DNA window includes the following coding sequences:
- a CDS encoding amino acid ABC transporter permease, whose amino-acid sequence MSDFTFWDVVRNLLTGLQWTLALSLVAFIGGGVIGLLVMVLRISKSALPRNIARTYIELFQGTPLLMQLFLVFFGIALAGVEISPWMAAAIALTLFTSAYLAEIWRGCVDAISNGQWEASASLALNPLEQLRYVILPQALRIAVAPTVGFSVQVVKGTAVTSIIGFTELTKTGGMLANATFEPFMVYGLVALGYFLLCYPLSLSARYLERRLHASA is encoded by the coding sequence ATGAGCGATTTCACTTTCTGGGACGTGGTGCGCAACCTGCTCACGGGCCTGCAATGGACCCTGGCATTGTCGCTGGTGGCGTTTATCGGGGGCGGCGTGATCGGCTTGCTGGTGATGGTGCTGCGCATTTCCAAAAGCGCCCTGCCCCGCAATATTGCTCGCACCTACATCGAGCTGTTCCAGGGCACACCGCTGTTGATGCAGCTGTTCCTGGTGTTCTTCGGCATCGCCCTGGCCGGGGTGGAAATCTCGCCGTGGATGGCAGCGGCGATTGCCTTGACGCTGTTTACCAGTGCCTATCTGGCGGAGATCTGGCGTGGCTGCGTCGACGCGATATCCAACGGCCAGTGGGAAGCCTCGGCGAGCCTGGCCCTCAACCCGCTGGAGCAGTTGCGCTACGTGATCCTGCCCCAGGCCTTGCGCATCGCCGTGGCGCCGACCGTGGGGTTTTCGGTGCAAGTGGTCAAGGGCACGGCAGTGACCTCGATCATTGGCTTTACCGAACTGACCAAGACCGGCGGCATGCTCGCCAACGCCACGTTCGAGCCGTTCATGGTGTACGGCCTGGTGGCCCTCGGTTACTTCCTGCTTTGCTACCCCTTGTCCCTCAGTGCGCGCTACCTGGAAAGGAGACTGCATGCCTCTGCTTAG
- a CDS encoding amino acid ABC transporter permease: MAYQFDFMPVVQNTELLLRGALFTLELTAIGALLGVGLGIVGAVVRAWHIRPFSAIFGVYVELIRNTPFLVQLFFIFFGLPSLGLQISEWQAAVLAMVINLGAYSTEIIRAGIQAIPRGQLEAAAALAMSRFEAFRHVVLLPALGKVWPALSSQIIIVMLGSAVCSQIATEELSFAANFIQSRNFRAFETYALTTLIYLCMALLIRQFLNWVGRRYIARSSQ; encoded by the coding sequence ATGGCTTATCAGTTCGATTTTATGCCGGTGGTGCAGAACACCGAGCTGCTGTTGCGCGGTGCCTTGTTCACCTTGGAGTTGACGGCCATCGGCGCGCTGCTCGGGGTTGGCCTGGGCATCGTCGGTGCCGTGGTGCGGGCGTGGCATATTCGTCCGTTCTCGGCGATCTTCGGCGTGTACGTGGAGCTGATCCGCAACACGCCATTCCTGGTGCAGCTGTTTTTCATTTTCTTCGGCCTGCCGTCCCTGGGCTTGCAGATATCCGAATGGCAGGCAGCGGTACTGGCAATGGTGATCAACCTCGGCGCCTACTCCACCGAGATCATCCGCGCCGGCATCCAGGCCATTCCGCGTGGGCAGCTGGAAGCCGCCGCGGCCCTGGCGATGAGCCGTTTCGAAGCCTTTCGTCATGTGGTGCTGCTGCCGGCGCTGGGCAAGGTCTGGCCGGCCCTGAGCAGCCAGATCATCATCGTGATGCTCGGCTCGGCGGTCTGCTCGCAGATCGCCACTGAAGAGCTGAGCTTTGCCGCCAACTTCATTCAGTCCCGTAATTTCCGCGCGTTCGAAACCTATGCACTGACCACGCTGATCTACTTGTGCATGGCGCTGTTGATCCGCCAGTTCCTGAACTGGGTGGGGCGCCGCTACATTGCCAGGAGCAGCCAATGA
- a CDS encoding transporter substrate-binding domain-containing protein — protein sequence MIKRYSALLTALFASLMLTHLPAQADGLEDVVKRGTLKVAVPQDFPPFGSVGPDMKPRGLDIDTAKLLADQLKVKLELTPVNSTNRIPFLTTGKVDLVISSLGKNPEREKVIDFSSAYAPFYLAVFGPPDAAISGLDDLKGKTISVTRGAIEDIELTKVAPQGATIKRFEDNNSTIAAYLAGQVDLIASGNVVMVAISERNPKRVPALKVKLKDSPVYVGVNKNEPALLDKVNQILATAKTDGSLEKNSQTWLKQPLPADL from the coding sequence ATGATCAAGCGTTACAGCGCCCTGCTTACCGCCCTGTTCGCCAGCCTGATGCTCACTCATCTGCCCGCTCAAGCGGACGGCCTGGAAGACGTGGTCAAGCGTGGCACCCTCAAAGTCGCAGTCCCCCAGGACTTCCCGCCGTTCGGCTCGGTTGGCCCGGACATGAAGCCGCGCGGCCTGGACATCGACACCGCGAAACTGCTGGCCGATCAGCTCAAGGTCAAGCTTGAACTGACCCCCGTCAACAGCACCAACCGCATTCCGTTCCTGACCACCGGCAAGGTTGACCTGGTGATCTCCAGCCTGGGCAAGAACCCCGAGCGTGAAAAAGTCATCGACTTCTCCAGCGCCTACGCGCCGTTCTACCTCGCGGTATTCGGCCCGCCCGACGCCGCCATCAGTGGCCTGGACGACCTCAAGGGCAAGACCATCAGCGTCACCCGCGGCGCCATCGAAGACATCGAGCTGACCAAGGTCGCTCCCCAAGGCGCCACGATCAAACGCTTTGAAGACAACAACTCGACCATCGCCGCCTACCTGGCCGGTCAGGTGGACCTGATCGCCAGCGGCAACGTGGTGATGGTCGCGATCAGCGAACGCAACCCCAAGCGCGTCCCGGCGCTGAAAGTAAAACTCAAGGATTCGCCAGTGTATGTGGGCGTGAACAAGAACGAGCCGGCGCTGCTGGACAAGGTCAACCAGATCCTGGCCACTGCCAAGACCGATGGCAGCCTGGAGAAAAACTCCCAGACCTGGCTCAAGCAGCCGCTGCCGGCCGATCTCTGA
- a CDS encoding FadR/GntR family transcriptional regulator — translation MNSISRAVPEVALQAIRKLIVDEGFAPGDALPSQRDLALQLGVSRASLREALSSLSALGVISVQPGKGVFVQSSVEVSRSELAPGWPFAAQASPVDIFQLRYALEGFAAGLAAVTLSADELDTLEDNVEAMRRELKAGDFDAAARLDFEFHRRILQASGNQAMLSILTASADIFLESQKLPFIRAERAMETWQEHRKILRALARRASGGAQKAMQEHVRNAALRTGISFVAPAAP, via the coding sequence ATGAATTCCATCTCTCGCGCGGTGCCCGAAGTGGCGCTGCAAGCCATCCGTAAACTGATCGTCGATGAAGGCTTCGCTCCTGGGGATGCGCTGCCGTCGCAACGGGACCTGGCGTTGCAACTGGGGGTGAGTCGCGCCTCGCTGCGTGAAGCGCTTTCATCGTTGAGTGCGCTGGGCGTCATCAGCGTACAGCCGGGCAAGGGTGTGTTCGTGCAGTCGTCGGTGGAGGTTTCGCGCAGCGAACTGGCCCCGGGCTGGCCGTTCGCGGCCCAGGCTTCGCCGGTGGATATCTTCCAGTTGCGTTATGCCCTGGAGGGTTTCGCGGCCGGGTTGGCGGCGGTGACGTTGAGCGCCGATGAACTCGACACATTGGAGGACAACGTCGAGGCCATGCGTCGGGAGCTCAAGGCAGGGGATTTCGACGCAGCGGCGCGGCTGGATTTCGAGTTCCATCGGCGCATCCTGCAGGCCAGCGGCAACCAGGCGATGCTGAGTATTCTCACCGCCAGCGCCGACATCTTCCTGGAGAGCCAGAAACTGCCGTTCATCAGGGCGGAGCGGGCGATGGAGACCTGGCAGGAGCATCGCAAGATCCTTCGGGCCCTGGCCCGTCGCGCTTCGGGTGGCGCGCAAAAAGCCATGCAGGAACACGTACGTAACGCCGCACTGCGCACCGGAATTTCCTTCGTGGCCCCGGCTGCCCCATGA
- the trxA gene encoding thioredoxin TrxA: MSSDLIKHVSDASFEADVLKAEGAVLVDYWAEWCGPCKMIAPVLDEIADTYAGKLTIAKLNIDENQETPPKYGVRGIPTLMLFKNGNVEATKVGALSKSQLAAFIDANI; encoded by the coding sequence ATGAGCAGCGATCTGATCAAACATGTTAGCGACGCTAGCTTCGAGGCTGACGTACTCAAGGCCGAAGGCGCGGTACTGGTCGACTATTGGGCTGAGTGGTGCGGTCCATGCAAAATGATCGCCCCGGTCCTGGACGAAATCGCTGACACCTACGCTGGCAAGCTGACCATTGCCAAGCTCAATATCGACGAGAATCAGGAAACCCCGCCCAAGTATGGCGTGCGTGGTATCCCGACGCTGATGCTGTTCAAGAACGGTAATGTCGAAGCCACCAAGGTTGGCGCACTGTCGAAGTCGCAACTGGCTGCTTTCATCGACGCCAACATCTAA
- the rho gene encoding transcription termination factor Rho, protein MNLTELKQKPITELLELAEQMGIENMARSRKQDVIFSLLKKHAKSGEEISGDGVLEILQDGFGFLRSADASYLAGPDDIYVSPSQIRRFNLRTGDTIVGKIRPPKEGERYFALLKVDTINFDRPENAKNKILFENLTPLFPTVRMKMEAGNGSTEDLTGRVIDLCAPIGKGQRGLIVAPPKAGKTIMLQNIAANIARNNPEVHLIVLLIDERPEEVTEMQRTVRGEVVASTFDEPPTRHVQVAEMVIEKAKRLVEHKKDVVILLDSITRLARAYNTVIPSSGKVLTGGVDAHALEKPKRFFGAARNIEEGGSLTIIATALVETGSKMDEVIYEEFKGTGNMELPLDRKIAEKRVFPAININRSGTRREELLTADDELQRMWILRKLLHPMDEVAAIEFLVDKLKQTKTNDEFFLSMKRK, encoded by the coding sequence ATGAATCTGACTGAACTCAAGCAAAAGCCGATTACCGAACTGCTCGAATTGGCCGAACAGATGGGCATAGAAAATATGGCCCGTTCGCGCAAGCAGGACGTGATTTTCTCCCTGCTCAAAAAGCACGCGAAAAGCGGCGAGGAAATCTCCGGTGATGGCGTGCTGGAGATTCTCCAGGACGGCTTCGGCTTTCTCCGCTCCGCAGACGCTTCCTATCTTGCCGGCCCAGACGATATCTACGTCTCGCCGAGCCAGATCCGTCGTTTCAACTTGCGCACCGGTGACACCATCGTTGGCAAGATCCGCCCTCCGAAGGAAGGCGAGCGTTACTTCGCGCTGCTCAAGGTCGACACGATCAACTTCGATCGTCCGGAAAACGCGAAGAACAAGATTCTCTTCGAGAACCTGACCCCGCTGTTCCCGACCGTGCGCATGAAGATGGAGGCCGGTAACGGTTCCACCGAAGACCTCACCGGCCGGGTCATCGACCTGTGCGCACCTATCGGCAAGGGCCAGCGCGGTCTGATCGTGGCGCCGCCGAAAGCGGGCAAGACGATCATGCTGCAGAACATCGCGGCCAATATCGCTCGTAACAACCCTGAAGTTCATCTGATCGTGCTGCTGATCGACGAGCGTCCGGAAGAAGTGACCGAGATGCAGCGCACCGTGCGCGGCGAAGTGGTTGCCTCGACGTTCGACGAGCCGCCGACCCGCCACGTGCAGGTTGCCGAAATGGTGATCGAGAAGGCCAAGCGCCTGGTCGAACACAAGAAAGACGTGGTGATCCTGTTGGATTCCATCACCCGTCTGGCCCGTGCCTACAACACCGTGATCCCGAGCTCCGGCAAGGTGCTGACCGGTGGTGTCGATGCCCACGCCCTGGAGAAACCGAAACGTTTCTTCGGCGCCGCGCGCAACATCGAAGAAGGCGGCTCGCTGACCATCATCGCCACCGCGCTGGTTGAAACCGGCTCGAAGATGGACGAAGTGATCTACGAGGAATTCAAAGGCACCGGTAACATGGAACTGCCTCTGGATCGCAAGATCGCTGAAAAGCGCGTCTTCCCGGCCATCAACATCAACCGTTCCGGCACCCGCCGCGAAGAGTTGCTGACCGCCGACGACGAGCTGCAGCGTATGTGGATCCTGCGCAAGCTCCTGCATCCTATGGATGAAGTCGCTGCCATCGAGTTTTTGGTCGACAAGTTGAAGCAGACCAAGACCAACGATGAGTTCTTCCTGTCGATGAAACGCAAGTAA
- the ubiD gene encoding 4-hydroxy-3-polyprenylbenzoate decarboxylase, producing the protein MQYRDLRDFISGLEQRGELKRIQVPVSPVLEMTEVCDRTLRAKGPALLFENPTGYDIPVLGNLFGTPERVALGMGAEAVSELREIGKLLAFLKEPEPPKGLKDAWSKLPIFRKIISMAPKVVKDAICQEVVIEGDDVDLAMLPVQTCWPGDVGPLITWGLTVTKGPNKDRQNLGIYRQQVIGRNKVIMRWLSHRGGALDYREWCEKHPGQPFPVSVALGADPATILGAVTPVPDSLSEYAFAGLLRGNRTELVKCRGNDLQVPATAEIILEGVIHPGEMADEGPYGDHTGYYNEVDSFPVFTVERITHRIKPIYHSTYTGRPPDEPAILGVALNEVFVPILQKQFPEITDFYLPPEGCSYRMAVVTMKKSYPGHAKRVMLGVWSFLRQFMYTKFVIVTDDDINARDWNDVIWAITTRMDPKRDTVMIENTPIDYLDFASPVSGLGSKMGLDATHKWPGETTREWGRVIVKDEAVTQRIDAIWNQLGID; encoded by the coding sequence ATGCAGTATCGCGACTTGCGCGACTTTATCAGCGGTCTGGAACAGCGCGGCGAACTCAAGCGCATTCAGGTGCCGGTGTCCCCCGTACTGGAAATGACCGAGGTCTGCGACCGTACGCTGCGAGCCAAAGGCCCGGCGCTGTTGTTTGAAAACCCGACCGGTTATGACATCCCGGTGCTGGGCAACCTGTTCGGTACGCCGGAGCGCGTGGCCTTGGGCATGGGCGCCGAAGCCGTCAGCGAATTGCGCGAGATCGGCAAGCTGCTGGCGTTTCTCAAGGAGCCTGAGCCGCCCAAAGGCCTGAAGGATGCGTGGTCCAAGCTGCCGATCTTCCGCAAGATCATTTCCATGGCGCCGAAAGTCGTCAAGGACGCCATCTGCCAGGAAGTGGTGATCGAAGGCGACGATGTCGACCTGGCAATGTTGCCGGTGCAGACCTGCTGGCCGGGCGACGTGGGGCCGCTGATTACCTGGGGCCTGACCGTCACCAAAGGTCCGAACAAGGACCGTCAGAACCTCGGTATCTACCGTCAGCAGGTCATTGGCCGGAACAAGGTCATCATGCGCTGGCTGAGCCACCGTGGCGGTGCACTGGATTACCGGGAATGGTGTGAAAAACATCCTGGGCAACCGTTTCCGGTGTCCGTGGCCCTCGGCGCGGACCCGGCGACCATTCTCGGCGCTGTCACGCCAGTGCCTGACAGCCTCTCCGAATATGCTTTCGCCGGGCTGTTGCGTGGCAACCGCACCGAACTGGTGAAATGCCGCGGGAACGACCTGCAAGTGCCGGCCACTGCCGAGATTATTCTTGAAGGCGTGATCCATCCCGGCGAAATGGCCGATGAAGGTCCGTACGGCGACCACACCGGCTACTACAATGAAGTCGACAGCTTTCCGGTGTTCACCGTCGAGCGCATTACGCATCGGATCAAGCCGATTTACCACAGTACCTACACTGGCCGTCCGCCTGATGAGCCGGCCATTCTCGGGGTGGCTCTGAACGAAGTGTTCGTGCCGATCCTGCAGAAGCAATTTCCCGAGATCACCGACTTCTACCTGCCGCCGGAAGGCTGCTCTTACCGCATGGCCGTGGTGACCATGAAGAAGTCGTACCCGGGGCATGCCAAGCGGGTCATGCTGGGGGTCTGGTCGTTTTTGCGACAGTTCATGTACACCAAGTTCGTTATTGTCACTGACGACGATATCAACGCACGAGACTGGAACGACGTGATCTGGGCCATCACCACGCGCATGGACCCCAAGCGTGACACGGTGATGATCGAGAATACGCCGATCGATTACCTCGACTTTGCCTCGCCGGTGTCCGGCCTGGGGTCGAAGATGGGACTCGATGCCACGCACAAATGGCCCGGTGAAACCACCCGTGAGTGGGGCCGGGTGATCGTCAAGGATGAAGCCGTTACCCAACGGATCGATGCCATCTGGAATCAGTTAGGAATAGATTGA
- a CDS encoding CDP-6-deoxy-delta-3,4-glucoseen reductase, whose amino-acid sequence MRVTLQPSGAVLDIRPAERILDGARRLGYECPQSCRNGNCHVCGALLVEGRVEQAGEVRDHGEIFTCIAEPLEDCVVLWDGVLSPGELPVRSLACQVTECADVGGDVWRVRLRAPAGKPPRYHAGQYLMIERENGEKSAFSLASAPHSGRELQLHVLVRENSAQTLLEQLQRNPNVRIEMPFGDTHLSELPEGPLVLIAAGTGMAQMHSLIEHCRAAGFKHPVHLYWGVRRPEDFYEIEHWDEWKKLPNLYLHKVVSDLCGWTGRCGMLHEAVCEDISNLKDVHVYASGSPAMIYATLDALVEAGMDAHQMRADVFAYAPRS is encoded by the coding sequence ATGCGTGTAACCTTGCAGCCTTCCGGGGCGGTGTTGGATATCCGGCCCGCCGAGCGGATTCTCGATGGCGCGCGACGCCTGGGCTACGAGTGCCCGCAAAGCTGCCGCAATGGCAACTGCCATGTCTGTGGTGCGCTGTTAGTGGAAGGCCGCGTGGAGCAGGCGGGTGAAGTGCGCGATCACGGTGAGATTTTCACCTGCATTGCCGAGCCCCTGGAGGACTGCGTGGTGCTCTGGGATGGCGTGCTGTCACCGGGCGAGTTGCCGGTGCGCAGCCTGGCGTGCCAGGTCACTGAATGCGCCGACGTGGGCGGTGATGTCTGGCGAGTACGCCTGCGCGCGCCGGCGGGCAAGCCGCCGCGCTATCACGCGGGGCAGTACCTGATGATCGAGCGGGAGAATGGCGAGAAATCGGCGTTTTCCCTGGCCTCGGCGCCGCATTCGGGGCGCGAGCTGCAATTGCACGTATTAGTGCGCGAAAACAGTGCGCAGACATTGTTGGAGCAACTTCAGCGTAACCCCAATGTGCGCATCGAAATGCCCTTTGGCGACACCCATTTGTCCGAGTTGCCGGAGGGCCCACTGGTGTTGATTGCCGCCGGTACCGGCATGGCGCAGATGCACAGCCTGATCGAACATTGCCGCGCAGCGGGTTTCAAGCACCCGGTGCATCTGTATTGGGGTGTGCGGCGTCCGGAAGATTTCTATGAAATCGAGCATTGGGATGAGTGGAAAAAACTGCCGAACCTGTATCTGCACAAAGTCGTCAGCGACCTGTGCGGCTGGACAGGTCGTTGCGGGATGCTTCACGAAGCTGTGTGCGAGGACATCAGCAATCTCAAGGATGTGCATGTCTACGCCAGCGGTTCGCCGGCCATGATCTATGCCACGCTCGATGCTTTGGTAGAAGCCGGAATGGACGCCCACCAAATGCGCGCCGACGTGTTTGCCTATGCGCCGCGCTCTTGA
- a CDS encoding gamma-glutamylcyclotransferase, which translates to MTAIESAFASAPYPPRLDLGPQLTHEQLRTSMQSTMSLHQGGPVWLFAYGSLIWRPECTAVERVRGRVHGYHRGLYLWSHEHRGTPELPGLVFGLDRGGSCSGFAYRLPQDNLEDSLFALWQREMPFPSYRPHWLSCRLEDGSRVQALGFVLERHLPSYAGNLPDHVLSQVFESACGRYGTTRDYVEQTIHALRSHAMPDRNLEARLKRCKSALDQATASRL; encoded by the coding sequence ATGACCGCTATCGAATCCGCCTTTGCCAGCGCCCCATACCCGCCACGCCTCGACCTGGGGCCGCAGCTGACCCATGAGCAGCTGCGCACGTCGATGCAATCGACCATGAGTCTGCACCAGGGCGGGCCTGTGTGGTTGTTCGCTTATGGTTCGTTGATCTGGCGGCCGGAATGCACGGCGGTGGAACGGGTGCGCGGCCGCGTCCATGGTTATCATCGCGGTTTGTATTTGTGGTCTCACGAACACCGTGGCACCCCCGAATTGCCGGGGCTGGTGTTTGGACTGGATCGCGGCGGTTCGTGCAGCGGTTTTGCCTATCGATTGCCGCAGGACAATCTTGAGGATTCGTTGTTCGCCCTATGGCAGCGCGAGATGCCGTTCCCGTCCTATCGTCCGCACTGGCTCAGTTGCCGTCTCGAAGATGGCAGCCGAGTGCAGGCCTTGGGGTTTGTGCTGGAGCGGCACCTGCCCAGCTATGCCGGCAACTTGCCGGATCATGTGCTGAGCCAGGTGTTCGAAAGCGCCTGTGGGCGCTATGGCACCACTCGCGATTATGTCGAGCAGACCATCCACGCCCTGCGCAGCCACGCCATGCCAGACCGGAATCTGGAGGCGCGGCTCAAACGCTGTAAATCAGCCCTGGATCAGGCCACCGCTTCGCGGCTCTGA
- the glpT gene encoding glycerol-3-phosphate transporter encodes MFAFFRPAVHQAPLPEEKIDSTYRRLRWQIFAGIFIGYAGYYLLRKNFSLAMPYLIDEGYTRGQLGLAMSAIAIAYGLSKFLMGLVSDRSNPRYFLPFGLLVSAGVMFIFGFAPWATSSVTMMFILLFINGWAQGMGWPPSGRTMVHWWSQKERGGVVSVWNVAHNVGGGLIGPLFLLGMGWFNDWHAAFYVPAAVALLVALFAFATMRDTPQSVGLPPIEKYKNDYPEGYDASHENEFSAKEIFVKYVLRNKMLWYIAMANVFVYLLRYGVLDWAPTYLKEAKGFTVDKTSWAYFLYEWAGIPGTLLCGWMSDKIFRGNRGLTGMVFMALVTVATLVYWLNPAGNPTVDMIALVSIGFLIYGPVMLIGLQALELAPKKAAGTAAGFTGLFGYLGGSVAASAAMGYTVDHFGWNGGFVLLVGACLLAMAFLAPTLWHKQIASQSREAVA; translated from the coding sequence ATGTTTGCTTTCTTTCGTCCTGCCGTACATCAGGCGCCCCTGCCTGAAGAAAAAATAGACAGCACCTACCGACGCCTTCGCTGGCAGATTTTCGCCGGCATCTTCATCGGCTACGCCGGTTATTACCTGCTGCGCAAAAACTTCTCCCTGGCCATGCCATACCTGATCGACGAGGGCTACACCCGGGGTCAGTTGGGCCTGGCCATGTCGGCCATTGCCATCGCCTACGGGCTTTCGAAGTTCCTGATGGGCCTGGTGTCCGACCGTTCCAACCCGCGCTATTTCCTGCCATTCGGTTTGCTGGTCTCGGCGGGGGTGATGTTCATTTTCGGTTTCGCGCCTTGGGCAACATCCAGCGTAACCATGATGTTCATCCTGTTGTTCATCAATGGCTGGGCCCAGGGCATGGGTTGGCCACCCAGTGGCCGGACCATGGTGCACTGGTGGTCGCAGAAAGAACGCGGCGGTGTGGTGTCCGTCTGGAACGTGGCGCATAACGTCGGCGGTGGCTTGATTGGGCCGTTGTTCCTGCTGGGGATGGGCTGGTTCAATGACTGGCATGCGGCGTTTTATGTACCGGCGGCCGTGGCGCTACTGGTGGCGCTGTTTGCCTTCGCGACCATGCGCGACACCCCGCAATCGGTAGGCCTGCCGCCGATCGAAAAATACAAGAACGATTACCCGGAAGGCTACGACGCCAGTCACGAGAACGAGTTCAGCGCCAAGGAAATCTTCGTCAAGTACGTGCTGCGCAACAAAATGCTCTGGTACATCGCCATGGCAAACGTCTTTGTTTACCTGCTGCGCTACGGCGTGCTGGACTGGGCGCCCACCTACCTCAAGGAAGCCAAAGGCTTCACGGTGGATAAAACCTCCTGGGCGTACTTTTTGTATGAGTGGGCAGGCATCCCCGGCACGTTACTGTGCGGCTGGATGTCGGACAAAATCTTCCGCGGCAACCGGGGCCTGACGGGCATGGTGTTCATGGCGCTGGTGACCGTGGCGACACTGGTGTACTGGCTGAACCCGGCCGGCAACCCGACCGTGGACATGATCGCCCTGGTTTCCATTGGCTTTCTGATCTACGGCCCGGTGATGCTGATCGGTTTGCAGGCTCTGGAACTGGCGCCGAAAAAGGCCGCTGGCACCGCCGCAGGTTTCACCGGGCTGTTTGGCTACCTGGGCGGCTCGGTCGCGGCCAGTGCTGCCATGGGCTACACGGTGGACCATTTCGGCTGGAACGGTGGTTTTGTATTGCTGGTGGGTGCTTGCCTGCTGGCGATGGCGTTCCTCGCGCCAACCTTGTGGCACAAGCAAATCGCCAGTCAGAGCCGCGAAGCGGTGGCCTGA
- a CDS encoding NADPH:quinone oxidoreductase family protein, giving the protein MKAVLCKEFGPAESLVLEDVASPVAKKNEVLLDVHAAGVNFPDTLIIEGKYQFKPPFPFSPGGEAAGVISAVGEKVSHLKVGDRVMALTGWGSFAEQVAVPGYNVLPIPSSMDFNTAAAFSMTYGTSMHALKQRANLQPGETLLVLGASGGVGLAAVEIGKAMGARVIAAASSAEKLAVAKAAGADELINYSETSLKDEIKRLTDGQGADVIYDPVGGDLFDQAIRAIAWNGRLLVVGFASGRIPELPVNLALLKGAAVVGVFWGSFAQRQPQDNAANFQQLFSWFTEGKLKPLVSQVYPLSNAAQAINDLGQRKAVGKVVVQVR; this is encoded by the coding sequence ATGAAAGCCGTGCTGTGCAAAGAATTCGGTCCTGCCGAATCGCTGGTGCTGGAAGACGTCGCCAGCCCCGTCGCGAAGAAGAACGAAGTGCTGCTGGATGTGCATGCCGCCGGCGTGAACTTCCCTGACACGCTGATCATCGAGGGCAAATACCAATTCAAACCACCCTTCCCGTTTTCCCCCGGCGGCGAAGCAGCGGGCGTCATCAGCGCCGTGGGTGAAAAGGTCAGCCACCTGAAGGTCGGTGACCGGGTCATGGCGTTGACCGGCTGGGGCAGCTTTGCCGAACAGGTGGCCGTGCCAGGCTACAACGTGTTGCCCATCCCCTCGTCCATGGACTTCAACACCGCCGCCGCCTTCAGCATGACCTACGGCACGTCGATGCATGCCCTCAAGCAACGGGCCAACCTGCAACCCGGCGAAACCCTGCTGGTGCTCGGCGCATCGGGCGGCGTCGGCCTGGCGGCCGTGGAGATCGGCAAGGCCATGGGCGCCCGGGTGATTGCCGCCGCCAGCAGTGCAGAGAAGCTGGCCGTGGCCAAGGCTGCCGGTGCCGACGAACTGATCAACTACAGCGAAACCAGCCTCAAGGATGAAATCAAACGCCTCACCGACGGCCAAGGCGCCGATGTGATTTACGACCCGGTGGGCGGCGATCTGTTTGACCAGGCCATTCGCGCCATCGCCTGGAACGGCCGGCTATTGGTGGTCGGCTTTGCCAGCGGACGCATCCCCGAGCTTCCGGTAAACCTGGCCCTGCTCAAGGGCGCCGCCGTGGTCGGCGTGTTCTGGGGCTCCTTCGCCCAACGCCAACCCCAGGACAACGCCGCCAACTTCCAGCAATTGTTTAGCTGGTTCACCGAAGGCAAGCTCAAGCCACTGGTCTCGCAGGTGTATCCATTGAGCAACGCCGCCCAGGCGATCAATGACCTGGGCCAGCGCAAAGCCGTGGGGAAGGTGGTGGTGCAGGTGCGTTGA
- a CDS encoding flagellar basal body-associated protein FliL, which yields MKAWIMLMLALSLPVTAMAEEAKEGEAPKVSYITLSPPFVGNYGLDGSAKLRVYKADVALRVTGDAAAAAVKANEPLIRNQLVALFAQQTTEAMNNIEAKEKLRQEALKQTQQIMNDETGKPMVDDLLFNNLIIQ from the coding sequence GTGAAAGCGTGGATCATGTTGATGCTGGCCCTGTCGTTGCCTGTGACGGCAATGGCCGAGGAAGCCAAAGAAGGCGAGGCGCCGAAGGTCAGTTACATCACCCTCAGCCCGCCGTTCGTGGGCAACTATGGCTTGGACGGCTCGGCAAAGCTGAGGGTGTACAAGGCCGATGTGGCCCTGCGTGTCACGGGGGATGCCGCCGCTGCGGCGGTGAAGGCCAACGAGCCGCTGATCCGTAATCAGCTGGTTGCGCTGTTCGCCCAACAGACCACCGAGGCCATGAACAATATCGAAGCCAAGGAAAAACTGCGTCAGGAAGCCTTGAAGCAGACCCAGCAGATCATGAACGACGAAACCGGCAAGCCGATGGTGGATGACCTGTTGTTCAATAACCTGATCATTCAATAA